The following proteins are encoded in a genomic region of Fervidobacterium pennivorans DSM 9078:
- the dapA gene encoding 4-hydroxy-tetrahydrodipicolinate synthase yields MFHGVGTAIVTPFMNGEVDYESYKRIVRWQIESGVSAIIVAGTTGEGATLTVEERERLTALTKEICEGKAQVIVGTGTNDTKKTLELSLSAQKFGADGVLIVTPYYNKPTQEGLYAHYKYLSERLDVPIIIYNVPSRTGVNISPETVARLAVECRNIKAIKEANPDVAQSDEIYRLTKDLDFYIYSGNDDRAFHMICAGAKGVISVASNVVPTRIVEMVNAIFSGDISKALKIHTQLIPLFKALFIETNPLPVKAAMHLLGLMENEFRLPLVPPKESTVERLRVILKDLGAIE; encoded by the coding sequence ATGTTTCATGGAGTTGGAACTGCGATAGTAACACCGTTCATGAACGGTGAGGTTGATTACGAAAGTTACAAAAGGATTGTGAGATGGCAGATTGAAAGTGGTGTAAGCGCTATTATCGTTGCCGGAACAACAGGTGAAGGTGCTACTTTGACGGTTGAAGAAAGAGAGCGTTTGACAGCATTAACTAAAGAGATTTGTGAAGGTAAAGCTCAAGTTATTGTTGGAACCGGGACCAACGATACGAAAAAGACTTTAGAACTCTCTTTGAGTGCGCAAAAGTTTGGTGCTGATGGTGTATTAATAGTTACTCCTTACTACAACAAACCTACACAGGAAGGTCTTTACGCACACTACAAGTATCTATCAGAAAGACTTGATGTCCCAATTATCATTTACAACGTTCCTTCTCGAACCGGAGTGAATATATCGCCTGAGACCGTGGCACGCTTAGCAGTGGAGTGTCGAAATATAAAAGCGATAAAGGAGGCTAATCCTGATGTTGCTCAGTCTGATGAAATTTACAGACTGACAAAGGACCTCGATTTTTACATCTACTCAGGAAACGATGATAGAGCATTTCATATGATATGCGCAGGTGCCAAGGGAGTAATATCTGTAGCTTCGAACGTTGTTCCCACTCGGATTGTAGAGATGGTCAATGCAATCTTTTCAGGTGACATCTCAAAAGCCCTCAAAATTCACACGCAGCTTATCCCATTGTTCAAAGCCCTCTTTATAGAAACCAACCCACTTCCTGTTAAAGCAGCTATGCACTTGTTGGGATTAATGGAAAACGAATTCAGACTACCGCTTGTTCCACCAAAAGAATCAACTGTGGAAAGACTAAGGGTGATTCTTAAGGACCTGGGGGCGATAGAATGA
- the dapD gene encoding 2,3,4,5-tetrahydropyridine-2,6-dicarboxylate N-acetyltransferase yields the protein MGIKKSVRELTSEEIIEIIAKSKKKDLVRVYISGVLDGIDFGKYKSEEVEFDFVVGKDFGVLFGDFEVISQVLRNEGIEKYKVEYVARNSAIPLADISQFNARIEPGAIIRELVEIGEKAVVMMGAVINIGAVIGEGTMVDMNAVIGARARIGKYCHIGAGAVVAGVVEPPSATPVIIEDYVLVGANAVILEGVRVGHHAVVAAGAVVVDDVEPYTVVAGIPAKAIKKVDEKTANKTQILESLREINR from the coding sequence ATGGGTATTAAAAAGAGTGTAAGAGAATTAACAAGTGAAGAAATTATCGAGATTATTGCGAAAAGCAAGAAAAAGGACTTAGTAAGGGTGTACATTTCTGGGGTTCTAGATGGCATTGATTTTGGCAAGTACAAATCTGAAGAAGTTGAATTTGATTTCGTTGTTGGAAAAGATTTTGGAGTGCTTTTTGGAGATTTTGAAGTCATCTCACAGGTGCTTAGGAATGAAGGAATTGAAAAATACAAAGTGGAGTACGTTGCTAGGAATTCGGCGATTCCGCTGGCAGATATATCCCAATTCAACGCGAGGATAGAACCAGGTGCAATTATCCGCGAGCTCGTTGAAATTGGTGAAAAAGCGGTTGTAATGATGGGAGCTGTAATCAATATCGGCGCTGTAATTGGTGAAGGGACAATGGTTGATATGAACGCTGTAATTGGTGCACGAGCTCGAATTGGAAAGTATTGTCATATAGGTGCTGGTGCGGTTGTGGCGGGCGTTGTTGAACCACCAAGTGCAACACCTGTTATCATTGAGGACTATGTTCTTGTTGGTGCAAACGCTGTGATTTTAGAAGGTGTAAGAGTAGGTCATCATGCTGTTGTTGCCGCCGGTGCGGTTGTCGTTGATGATGTGGAACCTTACACTGTTGTTGCAGGCATTCCAGCTAAGGCAATCAAAAAGGTCGATGAAAAGACAGCTAATAAGACACAAATTTTGGAAAGTCTCAGAGAAATTAACAGATAA
- a CDS encoding 4-hydroxy-tetrahydrodipicolinate reductase: MRYGLVGANGKMGAEIQSYFSSLGDLCVLRKDMGVFEEIERPQVIIDFSSPDAVFETIELCRKFNCGLVIGTTALSEEHFAKLKELAEHVPVVQSYNFSTGIAILRRIIKEYASYFEDWDAAMVEIHHNMKKDAPSGTAKMLKQALGRDIPISSIRVGGVFGEHTLIFSNSGETVEITHRALSRRAFAIGVRNAALFVLEKEKGFFSYDDVLESAQAR, encoded by the coding sequence ATAAGATACGGTTTAGTGGGTGCAAACGGGAAAATGGGTGCGGAGATTCAAAGTTATTTCTCTTCGTTAGGTGATTTGTGCGTTTTGAGAAAAGATATGGGGGTTTTTGAGGAAATCGAGCGACCGCAAGTGATAATTGATTTTTCATCCCCTGATGCTGTTTTTGAAACAATTGAACTGTGCAGGAAATTCAACTGCGGACTTGTGATAGGGACAACTGCTCTGTCCGAGGAACATTTTGCAAAGCTAAAAGAATTGGCTGAACATGTCCCCGTGGTTCAGAGTTATAACTTTTCAACAGGAATCGCAATTTTAAGAAGAATTATAAAGGAATACGCGTCTTACTTCGAAGATTGGGATGCAGCTATGGTTGAAATTCACCATAATATGAAAAAGGACGCTCCTTCTGGTACTGCCAAGATGCTTAAACAAGCATTGGGACGAGATATACCTATAAGTTCCATAAGGGTTGGAGGTGTTTTTGGTGAACATACGTTGATTTTTTCTAACTCAGGTGAAACTGTTGAAATCACACATAGAGCCTTATCACGAAGGGCGTTTGCAATAGGGGTAAGGAACGCAGCGCTGTTTGTTCTGGAAAAGGAAAAGGGATTTTTTAGCTATGATGACGTTTTGGAATCTGCGCAAGCCAGATAA
- a CDS encoding alpha/beta hydrolase-fold protein has translation MNSNLLRDFIKRSLYFVLFMLLGSFTTIFGFKVTFVVEVPTYTPFDDEIYIAGTFNNWNPGDPKYRLVKSGDAYTITLELSGLIEYKFTRGSWETVEKGQRGQEIPNRVLNVDKDMVVNITVNHWRDFVEKQQAGLRKTYTGNIKLIKDFYSPELGNKRDIIIYLPPDYETSNERYPVLYMHDGQNIFDASTSFSGVEWGADETAEDLIKKGLIRPIIIVGIYNTGVERMNEYSPWVDSNYGGGKGESYAKFIVNTLKPYIDEHFRTLPDRGNTAIMGSSMGGLISLYIGFEYNDVFSKVGAMSPSVWFADRRLIEYIKTAEVKDFTMIYIDMGTAEGSKPEVYLNDARELYKILLGKQNLDVMYLEDRGAPHSESAWARRLPEALLYFFGK, from the coding sequence ATGAATTCAAATTTGCTAAGAGATTTCATAAAAAGAAGCTTATATTTCGTTCTATTTATGCTCTTAGGTAGTTTCACAACAATATTTGGTTTCAAAGTTACATTTGTTGTTGAGGTTCCGACTTACACACCTTTCGACGACGAGATTTATATAGCAGGAACATTTAACAACTGGAACCCTGGGGACCCAAAGTATAGGTTGGTTAAATCGGGTGATGCTTACACAATAACACTCGAGTTGAGTGGCCTTATAGAATACAAATTCACGCGGGGCTCCTGGGAGACAGTAGAGAAAGGTCAACGGGGTCAGGAGATACCAAACAGAGTGCTGAACGTGGATAAAGATATGGTTGTTAATATAACTGTGAATCATTGGAGGGATTTTGTGGAAAAGCAGCAGGCAGGTTTAAGAAAAACTTACACAGGAAACATAAAGCTCATAAAAGATTTTTACTCCCCTGAATTAGGAAATAAAAGGGACATAATCATTTACCTTCCTCCAGACTACGAAACTTCAAATGAAAGATATCCAGTTTTGTATATGCATGACGGACAAAATATTTTTGATGCATCAACATCGTTCTCTGGAGTTGAGTGGGGAGCTGATGAGACTGCCGAAGATTTAATAAAGAAAGGTCTGATACGCCCCATCATAATTGTTGGCATATACAACACAGGTGTGGAAAGAATGAATGAGTATTCTCCGTGGGTTGATAGTAACTATGGTGGAGGAAAGGGGGAGTCCTATGCTAAGTTTATCGTGAATACGCTTAAGCCTTACATCGATGAGCACTTCAGAACTTTGCCAGATAGAGGAAATACTGCGATAATGGGCTCTTCTATGGGAGGGTTGATTTCACTTTACATAGGCTTTGAATACAACGATGTTTTCTCAAAAGTTGGGGCAATGAGTCCATCTGTATGGTTTGCAGACAGACGGTTGATTGAATACATAAAGACCGCCGAAGTGAAAGATTTTACTATGATATATATTGACATGGGGACAGCAGAAGGTTCTAAACCAGAGGTATATTTAAATGACGCTCGTGAACTATATAAAATCTTGCTCGGTAAGCAAAACCTTGATGTCATGTATTTAGAAGATAGGGGAGCACCACATTCGGAAAGTGCATGGGCAAGAAGATTGCCTGAAGCTTTGCTGTATTTCTTTGGTAAGTAA
- a CDS encoding aspartate kinase encodes MTRNVLQSRVIVQKYGGSSVADPDRIRNVARRIAKKVQEGYKVVTVVSAMGKTTDNLISLAKNVSSKPDERELDMLLTTGEQVSCALVAMALKDMGINAISLNAFQVKILTTKSYNNARIMDISVRKLREYLDSYDVLVVTGFQGITEDEHLTTLGRGGSDTSAVALAAKLKCDCEIYSDVAGVYTCDPKLYPETKKLKYVTYDDMLEMAATGAKVLHSRSVEIAKKYNVRVYCGSSFSDEEGTWVVDRIPEWLEEPLVTGVSLDKNQVKVSIMNLPNDAKVVTDIFKRVAEKGINVDMISLVKNGTSTHVSFTVVPERLDKIEELLNETLSDYGAKYHFYGKFSKITVVGTGMRSHYGVASKLLEVLSEHGVEPELITTSEIKISVLVPENVAEELVKSICKAFDL; translated from the coding sequence TTGACAAGAAACGTTCTTCAGAGTAGAGTAATTGTTCAAAAGTATGGAGGCTCATCTGTGGCTGACCCTGACAGAATCAGAAACGTTGCACGTAGAATAGCAAAGAAAGTCCAAGAAGGTTACAAAGTGGTGACCGTTGTCTCTGCAATGGGTAAGACAACTGACAATTTGATTTCACTTGCCAAGAATGTATCAAGCAAACCCGACGAAAGAGAGCTTGATATGCTTCTTACCACAGGCGAACAGGTTTCGTGTGCTCTTGTTGCAATGGCTTTGAAAGATATGGGCATTAATGCAATTTCTTTGAACGCTTTTCAGGTCAAAATTCTAACCACAAAGTCTTATAACAACGCGAGAATAATGGATATCAGTGTCAGGAAACTGAGAGAATATCTCGACAGTTACGATGTGCTTGTCGTAACTGGTTTCCAAGGAATTACCGAAGACGAGCATCTTACAACACTTGGTAGAGGTGGTTCGGACACTTCAGCAGTGGCTTTGGCTGCCAAATTGAAGTGCGATTGTGAGATTTACAGTGATGTTGCAGGTGTTTATACGTGCGACCCAAAACTTTATCCTGAGACAAAGAAACTCAAGTACGTTACGTACGATGATATGCTCGAAATGGCAGCAACTGGTGCAAAGGTACTACATTCACGTTCAGTTGAGATAGCCAAAAAATACAACGTGCGGGTCTACTGTGGTTCATCATTTAGCGATGAGGAGGGAACTTGGGTGGTTGACAGAATACCTGAATGGCTTGAAGAACCACTTGTTACAGGGGTTAGTTTGGACAAAAATCAGGTAAAGGTTTCTATAATGAACTTGCCAAATGATGCAAAAGTGGTAACAGATATCTTCAAGAGAGTTGCAGAGAAAGGGATAAACGTCGATATGATATCTCTCGTAAAGAACGGTACATCAACACACGTGTCGTTCACAGTTGTTCCTGAAAGGCTTGACAAAATAGAAGAATTGCTCAACGAAACACTTTCTGATTACGGTGCTAAATACCATTTCTATGGGAAATTTTCAAAAATCACTGTTGTTGGAACAGGCATGAGGTCTCATTACGGTGTTGCTTCAAAACTTTTAGAAGTGCTTTCCGAACATGGTGTTGAACCGGAGCTAATAACCACATCAGAAATCAAAATCTCCGTTTTGGTTCCAGAAAACGTGGCAGAGGAACTGGTGAAAAGTATTTGCAAGGCTTTTGATTTGTAA
- a CDS encoding SAM hydrolase/SAM-dependent halogenase family protein has product MIVFMTDWGNSHYVGICKGVIRQITDAEIIDLTHNITPYNVREAMYILDRSVDYFPEKSVFLVVVDYGVGTARKAIAVETEKYYFVAPDNGVLTLVLERHQPRKIVDLVNKKYHFGTSKTFHGRDIFSPAAAYITKGIFDDLGTRLPSYATVPYRKAHLSATGISGEVAYFDRFGNIETNIPFAWVADKEQVKIKVGNKTVLVPVVETYADVEEGELLVHEDSTGYLEIAVNKGVARERFKCFEGCELEILF; this is encoded by the coding sequence GTGATTGTATTCATGACAGATTGGGGTAATTCACATTACGTTGGAATCTGTAAAGGTGTAATTCGTCAGATAACAGACGCGGAAATTATAGACCTCACACACAATATCACACCGTACAACGTGCGGGAAGCAATGTACATATTAGACAGAAGTGTTGACTACTTCCCTGAAAAATCCGTTTTCCTGGTTGTAGTAGATTACGGTGTTGGAACTGCTAGAAAAGCTATAGCTGTCGAGACAGAAAAATATTATTTCGTCGCACCTGACAATGGTGTTCTTACTTTAGTCTTGGAAAGACACCAGCCAAGAAAAATTGTAGACCTTGTGAACAAAAAGTATCACTTTGGAACGTCCAAGACCTTCCACGGACGAGACATTTTCTCTCCGGCTGCCGCATATATCACAAAAGGTATTTTCGATGATTTGGGAACGAGATTGCCAAGTTACGCCACCGTGCCTTACCGAAAGGCTCATCTGAGTGCCACGGGTATCTCCGGTGAAGTAGCTTATTTCGATAGATTTGGTAACATAGAAACAAATATACCTTTCGCTTGGGTTGCTGACAAAGAACAGGTAAAAATAAAAGTTGGAAATAAAACCGTTCTCGTCCCCGTTGTTGAAACTTATGCAGATGTAGAAGAAGGGGAACTGTTAGTACATGAAGATAGCACAGGATACTTAGAAATTGCTGTAAACAAAGGAGTTGCGAGAGAACGGTTTAAATGTTTCGAAGGTTGTGAACTGGAAATTCTCTTCTGA
- a CDS encoding energy-coupling factor transporter transmembrane component T family protein, whose protein sequence is MRLTIGKYIPKDSLIHNLDPRAKMISVLFQVTSVMLVKNLLGYIIPVAFFILFMALSRIKPVVYLRSLKSMWFLIVFAVVVQYFIGGISSSLYIGLRLSLIFLFATMFTYTTPPLLTARGIVDILKYFGIKDEQREDFGMMLAISIRFIPILLDEADRIIKAQISRGAKYSEKGLRNKLSAVTSIIIPLLVSSLRKAEELSLALQARKYGITKRTHYYTLNWSRRDTVYLTANVGLILGVLIMRIF, encoded by the coding sequence TTGAGACTGACCATAGGAAAATACATTCCAAAGGATTCCCTGATTCACAACTTAGACCCCAGAGCAAAGATGATTTCAGTCCTCTTTCAGGTTACTAGTGTTATGCTCGTTAAAAACCTCTTAGGTTATATTATCCCTGTGGCTTTTTTTATTTTATTCATGGCACTATCAAGGATCAAGCCGGTTGTTTACTTGAGAAGTTTGAAAAGCATGTGGTTTTTGATAGTCTTTGCTGTTGTTGTTCAGTATTTCATAGGTGGTATATCTTCCAGCCTTTACATAGGTTTGCGATTATCACTCATCTTTCTTTTTGCCACGATGTTCACTTACACAACTCCTCCACTACTGACGGCACGAGGTATCGTAGATATTCTTAAATACTTTGGTATAAAAGACGAACAGCGAGAAGATTTCGGCATGATGCTTGCGATATCAATCCGTTTCATTCCCATACTACTTGATGAAGCTGACAGAATTATCAAAGCTCAGATATCTCGAGGTGCCAAGTATTCTGAAAAAGGTCTCAGAAACAAACTATCTGCAGTTACGAGCATAATAATTCCTTTGTTAGTTTCTTCATTAAGAAAAGCTGAAGAGCTATCCCTAGCTCTTCAGGCTCGAAAGTACGGTATAACGAAAAGAACGCATTACTACACACTCAACTGGTCGAGAAGGGACACAGTATACCTTACTGCAAACGTAGGATTGATACTCGGAGTTTTAATAATGCGAATATTTTAG
- the glyA gene encoding serine hydroxymethyltransferase — MWEHVKATDPEIYEVLLKEWERQEYGLELIASENFVSLAVMEAMGSVLTNKYAEGYPKKRYYGGCEWVDVAETLARERAKKLFNAKYANVQPHSGSQANMGAYFALAEPGSVLMGMSLSHGGHLTHGASVNFSGQIYKVVQYGVNPQTEVIDYDEVRRLALEHRPKIIVAGGSAYSRIIDFKKFREIADEVGAYLVVDMAHFAGLVAAGLYPNPLEYAHVVTSTTHKTLRGPRGGLILTNDEEIYKAINKAIFPGIQGGPLMHVIAAKAVCFKEALTEEFKEYQKQVVANAKALAKALEERGLRIVSGGTDTHLMLVDLNPLNVTGKAAETALGYCHITVNKNTIPNETRSPFVASGIRLGTPALTTRGMKEKEMEIIADLIVKVLRNIKDEEGNIDESIVKEVSSQVIELCKQFPLYEGKIKLS; from the coding sequence ATGTGGGAACATGTTAAAGCTACTGACCCTGAGATTTATGAGGTGCTTTTAAAAGAATGGGAAAGGCAAGAGTACGGACTTGAACTTATAGCCTCCGAAAACTTTGTTTCTTTGGCTGTGATGGAAGCGATGGGTAGCGTTTTAACTAACAAGTACGCAGAAGGATATCCAAAGAAAAGATACTACGGAGGTTGTGAGTGGGTAGACGTTGCCGAAACGCTTGCAAGAGAACGTGCAAAAAAACTTTTTAATGCAAAGTACGCCAACGTTCAACCACACTCAGGTTCTCAAGCAAATATGGGAGCATACTTTGCACTTGCAGAGCCCGGTTCTGTTCTTATGGGTATGTCTCTGAGTCATGGTGGACACCTCACACATGGTGCGAGTGTAAATTTTTCAGGACAAATCTACAAGGTGGTCCAATACGGTGTTAATCCACAGACGGAAGTAATCGATTACGACGAAGTTAGAAGGCTTGCGTTGGAACACAGACCAAAGATAATCGTTGCAGGTGGTAGTGCTTATTCAAGGATTATAGATTTCAAAAAATTCAGAGAAATTGCGGACGAAGTTGGAGCTTACCTTGTTGTCGATATGGCACACTTTGCAGGTCTTGTTGCCGCCGGACTTTATCCAAACCCACTTGAATATGCACACGTTGTCACGAGTACGACGCACAAGACATTGCGCGGTCCACGTGGCGGTTTGATTTTGACAAACGACGAGGAGATTTACAAAGCAATTAACAAAGCCATATTCCCTGGTATTCAAGGTGGTCCGCTAATGCATGTGATAGCTGCTAAAGCAGTTTGCTTTAAAGAAGCTCTTACTGAAGAGTTCAAAGAATACCAAAAACAAGTTGTGGCGAATGCCAAAGCGCTGGCAAAAGCATTGGAAGAAAGAGGACTTAGGATAGTATCTGGAGGAACAGATACTCACTTGATGCTCGTTGATTTGAATCCTCTCAACGTAACAGGTAAAGCTGCTGAAACAGCGCTCGGTTACTGTCATATCACGGTTAACAAGAACACAATACCAAACGAAACAAGGTCGCCATTTGTTGCCAGCGGTATAAGGCTTGGAACCCCTGCTCTGACTACACGTGGTATGAAAGAGAAAGAAATGGAAATTATTGCAGACCTAATTGTTAAAGTTTTGAGGAACATCAAAGATGAGGAAGGCAACATCGATGAAAGTATTGTCAAAGAGGTTTCCTCACAAGTAATCGAATTGTGTAAACAATTCCCATTATATGAAGGAAAAATAAAGCTCTCTTGA
- a CDS encoding M20 metallopeptidase family protein, with protein sequence MAKISDVISPVELRHRLHMAPELAFNEYNTQRILVEALEKLGARYEKVAKTGLVVLIEREPTKPSVLYRADMDALPIKEETGWEFASRNEGLMHACGHDIHMSVLYGVIKKVLEEKIEGNYVFVFQPAEETIGGAKYVLDEMREKYKVKYATALHVTDEYELGEFASTDGTLFACAMEVTAKFKGLSAHIAQKEKGIDAIKKAVGFLSEFYDNPIDNATKGQRVLAGFGRIFGGSVRNAVADFTQIEGSIRGETLEIVLESFEKLKKMTEKYGGNLEKGSLYPPVINNANLFEVFKDFLNKNSYKFIDCGMKYTGEDFGFFTMKYPSIMFWAGVRTKNKIVGLHNPQFLPDDEVVPYLVDFMVKWLVELYNHI encoded by the coding sequence ATGGCCAAAATTTCGGATGTAATTTCACCCGTTGAACTCAGGCATAGACTTCATATGGCTCCAGAACTCGCGTTCAACGAATACAACACTCAACGAATACTTGTTGAAGCGTTGGAAAAGCTTGGAGCAAGATATGAAAAAGTCGCTAAGACAGGGTTAGTGGTTCTTATCGAACGTGAGCCTACGAAACCTTCTGTTCTTTATCGAGCCGATATGGATGCACTTCCTATAAAAGAAGAAACAGGTTGGGAATTCGCTTCGAGAAATGAAGGCTTAATGCACGCATGTGGGCATGATATCCATATGTCCGTATTGTACGGGGTGATTAAAAAAGTATTAGAAGAAAAAATCGAAGGAAATTACGTTTTTGTCTTTCAACCAGCTGAAGAGACTATCGGTGGTGCGAAATACGTCCTCGATGAAATGAGGGAGAAGTACAAAGTAAAATACGCAACGGCATTGCATGTGACAGATGAATACGAACTTGGGGAGTTTGCTTCAACCGATGGAACGTTATTTGCTTGCGCAATGGAGGTCACAGCTAAATTCAAAGGATTATCAGCACATATCGCACAAAAAGAAAAAGGTATTGACGCTATTAAGAAAGCGGTGGGGTTTCTTTCTGAGTTCTATGATAACCCTATTGACAATGCGACAAAAGGTCAAAGGGTGTTGGCAGGTTTTGGAAGAATATTTGGTGGAAGTGTTCGAAATGCCGTTGCAGATTTTACGCAAATAGAAGGCTCTATCCGTGGAGAAACACTCGAAATCGTCTTGGAAAGTTTCGAAAAATTGAAAAAGATGACAGAGAAATATGGAGGCAATCTGGAAAAAGGTAGCCTCTACCCACCTGTCATCAACAATGCGAATCTATTTGAAGTTTTCAAGGATTTCCTTAATAAAAACTCATATAAATTCATAGATTGTGGGATGAAATACACGGGTGAAGATTTTGGATTCTTCACCATGAAATATCCATCTATAATGTTTTGGGCTGGTGTTAGAACTAAGAACAAAATCGTTGGATTACACAACCCACAGTTCCTTCCAGACGATGAGGTTGTTCCATACCTCGTTGATTTTATGGTAAAATGGTTGGTTGAATTGTACAATCACATCTAA
- a CDS encoding aspartate aminotransferase family protein → MHSAMGETYVAGTYNRYPIKISHAKGIYVWDKDGKPYLDTFMGIGVLLFGHNHEKIIDAMKRKMEKYVHLSNFFLDDDALFVAQRLVQETGKYGRVFFTNSGAESTECALKVVRKVKKTGKILSFVRNFHGRTLSALSVTGFENIRSQFINDENVVFLPYDYETVKRFLEDEEHIAAVFLEVVHGSGGLDVIPQEIVELISEYKKEHGYLIVADEVQSGLGRTGKFYAYQHFSIQPDIVTVAKGIGGGLPLGACIMLEEYADVFKTGEHGSTFAPNPVALAAGRAILEMIDEHLLNHVVEMGKYFEERFSKLGDVLGMGLMRGLKPKLAVDSKWIERFINQGLLVNILGNGVVRFLLPLNITREQIDEIYKRFCEVIEH, encoded by the coding sequence ATGCACAGTGCGATGGGAGAGACATATGTAGCTGGCACGTATAACAGGTATCCCATCAAGATATCACATGCTAAAGGAATTTATGTATGGGATAAAGATGGAAAACCTTATTTAGATACGTTCATGGGTATTGGCGTGCTTCTTTTTGGACACAACCATGAGAAGATAATAGATGCCATGAAAAGAAAGATGGAAAAGTACGTTCATCTTTCGAACTTTTTCCTTGATGACGATGCCTTGTTTGTTGCGCAAAGACTCGTCCAGGAGACGGGGAAATACGGAAGAGTTTTTTTCACAAACTCAGGTGCAGAAAGTACAGAATGTGCCCTAAAAGTGGTCAGGAAGGTCAAGAAGACGGGTAAGATACTTTCGTTCGTTAGAAACTTTCATGGAAGGACTTTAAGTGCATTGAGCGTAACTGGATTTGAAAACATAAGAAGTCAGTTCATTAATGATGAAAACGTCGTTTTTCTTCCATATGATTATGAAACTGTAAAGAGATTTTTGGAAGACGAAGAACACATAGCGGCGGTCTTTTTGGAAGTAGTACATGGTAGTGGTGGTTTAGACGTTATTCCACAAGAGATTGTTGAGTTGATATCAGAGTACAAAAAAGAACATGGTTATCTTATCGTAGCTGATGAAGTCCAAAGTGGACTTGGTAGAACAGGAAAGTTTTATGCGTATCAGCATTTTTCAATTCAACCAGACATTGTCACTGTGGCAAAGGGTATAGGTGGCGGACTACCACTTGGAGCATGTATCATGCTTGAGGAATATGCTGATGTTTTTAAAACAGGTGAACACGGTTCTACTTTTGCTCCCAATCCAGTAGCACTTGCTGCAGGAAGAGCGATTTTGGAGATGATTGATGAACATTTGTTAAACCATGTTGTAGAAATGGGTAAGTATTTTGAAGAACGTTTTTCAAAACTTGGTGATGTACTCGGTATGGGATTGATGAGAGGACTAAAGCCGAAGTTAGCTGTTGATTCAAAGTGGATAGAAAGATTTATAAACCAAGGACTCTTGGTTAATATCTTGGGAAACGGCGTTGTCCGGTTCCTGCTACCACTAAATATAACCAGAGAGCAAATCGACGAGATCTACAAGAGATTTTGTGAAGTTATTGAACACTAA